In the Desulfatirhabdium butyrativorans DSM 18734 genome, AATTCCGTCTGGCCGCCGAACAACCACCAAACGATCGGGCTGGAAGAATTCGCTGCAAAGGTCAAACAGATGACCGGCGGCGAGCTGGAAATCAACGTCAGCAGCGGCGGGGCGCTCGGATATAAGGGGCCGGAACTGCTCAAGGTCGTTCGCGACGGCCTGGTACCCATCTCGGACATGCTGATCAGCGGCGTTGCCGGGGAAGACAAGGTGTTCCAGATCGTCACGCTGCCATTTCTGGCGGCCAACCTGGATGAAGCCAAACTGCTGAATACCATTGCCCGACCCTATTTCGACAAGGCGGCGGAGCGGTTCAAACAGAAAATTCTCTACATTGCTCCCTGGCCTGGCGCAGGGTTGTGGACACAGAAGAAACTGACCGGTATTGCCGATATGAAGGGCCTCAAAGTGCGTACCTATGACAAAAACGGCGCCCTGGTGGTGGAAGCGGCAGGCGGAACGCCTTATGCACTGCCGTTCAGCGAGGTCTATTCGTCGCTGGCTTCCGGTCTGATCGACACCGTTCTGACCTCCACCCCGACCGCTGTCGATGCCAAATTCTGGGAAGTGCTCAAGTTCTATCAACCGCTCAATGTCACCATCGCTACCGACATGGTAACGGTCAACCTGGCCGCATTCAACAAGCTCGACAAGAAAACGCAGCAGGCGCTGATCGATGCCGGCAAACAGCAGGAAGAGAAGATGTGGAAAGATGTAAAGGCCCTCGACAAGGAAAAAGAAGGCATCTGCAACAAGAACGGGATCGAAACAGTTCCGGTTTCCGATGCCTTCATGCAGGATCTACGGAAAATCACAGAAAACATCCGAAATGACTGGCTCAAGGATGCGCCGGCAGACGCCAAGGCCATCTACAGCGAATTCATGAAACAGGTCAAGCGATGATGAACCCGCAAAAAGTCGGGGAATACCCCATTCCACCGGGGTGACGGCTTTTTTTGCGAAATCATCAAGAGAAGATCGAACGGTAGGGATGCGCTGCTACGCACCCCTACCGTGTCATTGCCAACGGTTGTTTGGGGAAGCAACATTAAATGAAAACCTGGATTCGATGGATCGATCGGCTGAGCGGTTGGAGTGGTGCCCTGTGTGGCGCCATTCTCTGTATCAGCCTGATCCTGCTTCTTACAGAGATCATTATCCGAAGCGCCTTGAGCAAAACCCTGTTCATCACGGATGAATATTCGGGATATCTGATGTCCGCGCTGACCTTCATGGGGCTCTCCTATACCATGCGGGAAAAGGGGCATATCCGCGTCACGCTGCTGCAGGGCATCCTCTCCGAAAAACAGAAAATCTATCTCGATCTCATCTGCCTTTTCATCGGATTCCTGACCTTTTGCTTCATCGCCTGCCAGTGCGCCCTTTTTTTCTGGGATTCCGTCGCCACCCGCTCACAGTCCATGCAGATTTCGGAAACCTATCTGGCCATTCCCCAGGTGTTCATGCCCATCGGTTCGTTTCTGCTTTCCTTCCAGTTTCTTTCGGAAGCCGCCAAATGCCTGCTCATCCTCAGGGGAGAAACGGACGGCATTTCCTTTCAACAGGAATCCAGGGATCTTGGAAGATAATGCCCATCCTTTGTCAAATGTTCCGCTGTTGATTTCGGAGGAATGATTTGGATCTTGCAACGATCTCCTTTACGCTGCTGTTTTTGCTCGTCCTGTTCATGGGCGGGACGGTGTGGATCGGCGTCTCGCTCTTTCTGGTCGGGCTGGGCGGCTTCATGTTCTTTACCGATCTGCCGTACGGCTCGATTCTGAGCACCGGGCTGTGGAACAACACGAGCGGATCGGCCATGCTTGCCCTGCCGATGTTCGTCTGGATGGGTGAAATCCTGTTTCGAAGCAACATTTCCCAGAACCTGTTCAAAGGTCTCACCCCCTGGATGGACGCCATCCCGGGGAGGCTTCTGCATGTCAACATCTTTGCCTGTTCTCTGTTTGCAGCAGTGAGCGGATCTTCTGCCGCAACGACGGCTACGGTCGGAAAGATCACCGTGCCGGAACTCGACAAGCGGGGATACCGAAGGAGCATGGCGGTTGGCTCGCTTGCAGGTGCGGGAACACTGGGCTTCATGATTCCGCCGAGCATGATGATGCTCGTTTACGGAATCATCGGAGATGTCAGCATCGGGAAACTGTTTATCGCGGGTTTCATTCCGGGTTTCCTGATTGCCGGACTCTTCAGCGCCTATATTGTCGTTCGATGCCTGATGGATCCGACCATCGCACCTGCGCAGGCCGAAGGCTACACATGGAAGCAGCGAGTCGCTGCGATTCCCCAGATTGCACCGGTCGCTCTCATGGTCATCGGTGTTCTGGGAAGCCTTTACAAGGGATGGGCCACTCCAACCGAGGCAGGTGTCGTCGGTGTGGCGGCATCCCTCATCTTCTCCGTTGCG is a window encoding:
- a CDS encoding TRAP transporter substrate-binding protein translates to MKRKLFLAMMAVGLLCWTASSVMAKTTWNANSVWPPNNHQTIGLEEFAAKVKQMTGGELEINVSSGGALGYKGPELLKVVRDGLVPISDMLISGVAGEDKVFQIVTLPFLAANLDEAKLLNTIARPYFDKAAERFKQKILYIAPWPGAGLWTQKKLTGIADMKGLKVRTYDKNGALVVEAAGGTPYALPFSEVYSSLASGLIDTVLTSTPTAVDAKFWEVLKFYQPLNVTIATDMVTVNLAAFNKLDKKTQQALIDAGKQQEEKMWKDVKALDKEKEGICNKNGIETVPVSDAFMQDLRKITENIRNDWLKDAPADAKAIYSEFMKQVKR
- a CDS encoding TRAP transporter small permease subunit codes for the protein MKTWIRWIDRLSGWSGALCGAILCISLILLLTEIIIRSALSKTLFITDEYSGYLMSALTFMGLSYTMREKGHIRVTLLQGILSEKQKIYLDLICLFIGFLTFCFIACQCALFFWDSVATRSQSMQISETYLAIPQVFMPIGSFLLSFQFLSEAAKCLLILRGETDGISFQQESRDLGR
- a CDS encoding TRAP transporter large permease, encoding MDLATISFTLLFLLVLFMGGTVWIGVSLFLVGLGGFMFFTDLPYGSILSTGLWNNTSGSAMLALPMFVWMGEILFRSNISQNLFKGLTPWMDAIPGRLLHVNIFACSLFAAVSGSSAATTATVGKITVPELDKRGYRRSMAVGSLAGAGTLGFMIPPSMMMLVYGIIGDVSIGKLFIAGFIPGFLIAGLFSAYIVVRCLMDPTIAPAQAEGYTWKQRVAAIPQIAPVALMVIGVLGSLYKGWATPTEAGVVGVAASLIFSVATRSMNPATFKATLMGTVKTTCMIMLIVVGASYLSVVVGYLGITRKLTLFVTSMGLSKYTLIFILTLLYLILGCLVDGFSMIVMTTPIVLPMVTAVGFDPVWFGIYLIIMIELAQVTPPVGFNLFVISSLNNDDVLVIAKAAMPFFLLMCLSTIIITVFPKIVLFLPAMMVK